A genomic stretch from Spongiibacter nanhainus includes:
- a CDS encoding prenyltransferase, giving the protein MDTLKTLLGTMRIPFLLLTPACVSVGVGTAHWQMGKVDWLTASLILLGAVSAHISVNVFNEYYDFKSGLDAKTERTPFSGGSGALPGNPQVARVASVLAWATLLITAAVGVYFISELGVGLLPIGLFGVFLVVSYTTWCAYNPLLCLLAPGLGFGVLMVMGTDFVLTGSYSLSSFAASLIPTFLVSNLLLLNQFPDVEADKSVGRRHFPITIGVEASSVLLGVIYLLAYLAIVLGVLLSLLPLYALIALLTAGFAWRSYRGARRYATDIPALLPAMKMNVLVNLLTPALLAVGLFIA; this is encoded by the coding sequence GTGGACACACTAAAAACCCTGCTCGGCACTATGCGCATACCATTTCTGCTGCTGACCCCGGCCTGTGTGTCGGTGGGGGTTGGCACGGCCCATTGGCAGATGGGCAAGGTGGATTGGTTAACGGCGTCGTTAATCCTGCTCGGGGCCGTCTCCGCCCATATCAGCGTCAATGTCTTTAACGAGTATTACGACTTTAAAAGTGGCCTTGATGCCAAAACCGAGCGCACGCCATTTAGTGGTGGCAGCGGTGCACTGCCAGGCAATCCGCAAGTCGCCCGAGTGGCTTCAGTGCTGGCGTGGGCTACCTTGTTAATCACTGCGGCAGTGGGGGTGTATTTTATTAGTGAGCTGGGTGTGGGCTTACTGCCTATTGGGCTTTTTGGCGTGTTTTTGGTGGTGTCTTATACCACCTGGTGTGCCTATAACCCTCTGCTATGTCTTTTAGCGCCGGGCCTTGGTTTTGGTGTGCTGATGGTGATGGGGACGGATTTCGTGTTAACAGGGAGCTACAGTCTCTCGTCTTTTGCCGCCTCGCTGATTCCCACTTTTTTAGTGAGTAATTTGTTATTGCTCAATCAGTTTCCCGATGTGGAGGCGGATAAAAGTGTCGGGCGCCGGCATTTTCCTATTACGATTGGTGTTGAGGCCAGTAGTGTGTTGCTCGGTGTGATATATCTTTTGGCTTATCTCGCCATCGTGCTGGGCGTTCTGCTTTCCCTGCTCCCCCTTTATGCTTTAATTGCCTTGCTAACAGCGGGTTTCGCTTGGCGCAGCTACAGGGGCGCAAGGCGATATGCGACTGATATACCGGCCTTGCTCCCTGCCATGAAGATGAATGTCTTGGTTAACCTGCTAACCCCGGCATTGCTTGCTGTGGGGCTGTTTATCGCTTGA
- a CDS encoding TonB-dependent receptor, with protein sequence MKFTLSTGAAAGLSAALLSANPTAPLYAQAKGANNTKPVIEEVVVTARRRAESMQDIPVSMTAFTSSDIAEVGITDISHISELTPNLMIMPNSGGNDGALICMRGLCRTDFTITEDPMVGVYVDGVYVGKSIGSLFDVAELERVEVLRGPQGTLYGKNTLGGAVILHTRKPSGELGGKATVTAGNYNRLDARAYVELPLSDTLAANASVLSKTRDPFVENTQGDDRWDEDNLALRTALRWAPIDDLTVDYAYDWQRKREQPLASQMTSATGWLGDIYGGDVRPNRADTVSTFGKSHSDIDMSAHSLTAEYLLADRGIFEDLAIKSISGYRDVENDLLNNATGASSPFIYNNDIFDYDAFTQEVQLTGSALNGSIDFVLGLFYFQEQGDYSNEQEIDAFASHVLLTTEIDNTSRALFTEVTTHLSAQLDVTLGLRYTEEDREQHHTLTDLQSDFVVMDTYQQTYLGQPEAIPTEIDESNVSPRFSVNYRWHDSLMTYFTYARGFKSGGFNARANTPLQWGPYDDMQVDSYEVGMKSDWWDNRARVNLTAFHQDLSDMQAQVNAVDPGNTQGGYSIVIQNAAEATIVGLEAELILRLTQSLDISAGYGYIDAEYDEFNSFDINTGELSDISSDRAFEYTPEHSYNLSLNYTLPPFTEAGTLRARLDWSGNSKIHVTPKISGNDDITQDSYSLLNGRLSFDDIALGDGVLSIALWGKNLADEEYKIGGFEIDAGNGARVGTSQWGEPRTFGLDVSYRFGSLF encoded by the coding sequence ATGAAATTTACGCTCTCCACTGGCGCCGCCGCGGGCTTGTCTGCGGCGCTGCTCAGCGCTAACCCTACAGCACCGCTCTACGCCCAGGCCAAAGGCGCCAACAACACAAAACCAGTGATAGAAGAAGTTGTCGTTACCGCCCGGCGGCGAGCAGAGAGTATGCAGGATATTCCCGTCTCGATGACGGCCTTCACCTCCTCAGACATCGCCGAGGTCGGCATTACCGATATCTCCCATATCAGCGAGCTAACACCCAACCTGATGATCATGCCCAACTCCGGCGGCAACGACGGCGCCCTGATCTGTATGCGAGGCCTGTGCCGCACCGACTTCACCATTACCGAAGACCCCATGGTCGGCGTCTATGTGGATGGGGTTTACGTGGGCAAGTCCATCGGCTCACTGTTTGACGTCGCCGAACTGGAGCGGGTGGAAGTGCTGCGGGGCCCCCAAGGCACGCTCTACGGTAAAAACACCTTGGGCGGCGCCGTAATACTGCATACCCGCAAGCCCTCTGGCGAGTTGGGCGGCAAGGCCACCGTCACCGCCGGCAACTACAACCGCTTGGATGCCCGGGCCTATGTGGAGCTTCCCCTCAGCGATACCTTGGCTGCCAACGCCTCAGTATTGAGTAAGACACGCGATCCCTTTGTGGAGAACACCCAGGGCGACGACCGCTGGGATGAAGACAACCTGGCGCTGAGAACCGCGCTGCGTTGGGCGCCCATCGACGACCTGACCGTCGACTACGCCTACGACTGGCAGCGCAAGCGGGAACAACCTTTGGCCTCCCAAATGACCTCAGCGACGGGTTGGCTTGGGGACATCTATGGCGGCGATGTGCGCCCCAACCGCGCCGATACGGTCAGTACCTTTGGCAAATCCCACAGCGATATCGATATGAGCGCCCACAGTCTGACAGCGGAATACCTGCTGGCTGACAGAGGCATCTTCGAAGACCTGGCCATCAAATCCATCTCCGGCTATCGAGACGTGGAAAACGACCTGCTCAACAACGCCACCGGCGCCAGCAGCCCCTTTATCTACAACAACGACATCTTTGACTACGACGCCTTCACGCAGGAAGTCCAGCTCACCGGCTCCGCTTTAAATGGCAGCATCGACTTTGTTCTAGGTCTATTCTACTTTCAGGAACAGGGCGACTACAGCAACGAGCAAGAGATCGACGCCTTTGCCTCTCACGTGTTGTTAACCACCGAGATCGACAACACCAGTCGGGCGCTATTCACCGAAGTGACCACTCACTTATCGGCCCAACTGGATGTCACCCTTGGCCTACGCTACACCGAGGAAGACCGGGAGCAGCACCATACCCTTACCGACTTGCAGTCGGATTTTGTGGTGATGGATACCTACCAGCAGACCTACCTGGGCCAGCCCGAGGCCATACCCACCGAGATTGACGAGAGCAATGTGTCACCGCGATTTTCTGTGAACTACCGTTGGCACGATAGCCTGATGACCTACTTCACCTACGCCAGAGGCTTTAAAAGCGGTGGCTTTAACGCCCGGGCCAATACCCCATTACAGTGGGGCCCCTACGACGACATGCAGGTAGACAGTTATGAAGTCGGCATGAAGTCAGATTGGTGGGACAACCGCGCCCGCGTTAACCTTACCGCCTTCCACCAGGACCTCAGCGATATGCAGGCCCAGGTCAATGCCGTCGACCCCGGTAACACCCAGGGCGGATACTCCATCGTAATTCAAAATGCCGCCGAGGCCACCATCGTCGGCCTCGAGGCGGAACTGATCCTACGCCTCACCCAAAGCCTGGATATCAGCGCCGGCTACGGCTACATTGATGCCGAGTATGACGAGTTTAACTCCTTTGATATCAACACCGGCGAGCTCAGTGACATCTCCTCAGATCGGGCCTTTGAGTACACACCAGAGCACAGCTACAACTTATCACTTAACTACACCTTACCCCCCTTTACCGAGGCCGGCACCTTACGTGCCAGGCTTGATTGGTCCGGCAACAGTAAAATCCACGTCACCCCCAAAATCAGTGGCAACGACGATATCACCCAGGACAGCTACAGTCTGTTGAATGGTCGGCTCAGCTTTGACGATATCGCTTTGGGCGATGGCGTGCTGAGCATTGCACTATGGGGTAAAAACCTCGCCGACGAGGAATACAAAATCGGCGGCTTCGAGATTGATGCCGGCAACGGTGCGCGGGTGGGCACTAGTCAGTGGGGTGAGCCCAGAACTTTTGGGTTGGATGTCAGTTACCGTTTTGGATCTTTATTTTAG
- a CDS encoding NAD-dependent epimerase/dehydratase family protein, which produces MRVLVVGGSGLIGGDAALYLISQGHDVTIMARKPPAAPALAALPFIQGDYINDDMSDGRLAGFDWLVFSAAADIRQLPMDGSVAPDDFYKQVNDEAVPQFFAAARDASIQRAVYIGTFYPQVAPEKIGICPYVTSRHNTDQAVRAMSSDSFQVYSLNLPFVLGYIPGLDIPHIEALVAYASGALPDLPVFAPRGGTNHISSRSVAQATLKALTDGEPGKAYLLGDQNYSWKGYLELWFAAAGNPQSLAVSDEDHPLLPNAIMFAGAGATVSYESEDNDFFGFERQQIPALIDELVSACKSP; this is translated from the coding sequence ATGCGAGTACTAGTTGTCGGCGGCTCCGGCCTGATTGGTGGCGACGCTGCCCTATACCTTATAAGCCAGGGCCACGATGTCACCATTATGGCCCGCAAGCCCCCCGCCGCACCCGCCCTGGCGGCACTGCCCTTTATACAGGGCGACTACATTAACGACGATATGAGCGATGGCCGTCTGGCAGGCTTTGACTGGCTGGTATTTTCTGCGGCGGCGGATATCCGCCAACTGCCAATGGATGGCAGCGTTGCGCCCGACGATTTTTACAAACAGGTTAACGATGAAGCTGTGCCGCAGTTTTTTGCCGCCGCCAGGGATGCCAGCATCCAGCGGGCCGTCTATATCGGCACCTTTTACCCCCAGGTCGCCCCCGAGAAAATCGGCATCTGCCCCTATGTCACCTCCCGGCACAATACCGACCAGGCGGTGCGGGCAATGAGCAGCGACAGTTTTCAGGTTTACAGCCTTAACCTGCCTTTTGTCTTGGGCTACATTCCCGGTCTGGATATCCCCCATATTGAGGCCCTGGTGGCCTATGCCAGCGGCGCGCTGCCAGACCTGCCGGTCTTTGCACCCCGGGGTGGCACCAACCACATCAGCTCCCGCTCGGTGGCCCAAGCCACCCTCAAAGCCCTGACTGACGGCGAGCCCGGCAAGGCCTACCTACTGGGCGACCAAAACTACAGCTGGAAGGGCTATCTGGAACTGTGGTTTGCCGCCGCTGGCAATCCCCAATCGCTAGCGGTGAGTGACGAGGATCACCCGCTGCTGCCCAATGCCATTATGTTTGCCGGCGCCGGGGCCACCGTCAGCTACGAGTCGGAAGACAACGATTTCTTCGGCTTTGAGCGCCAGCAGATTCCCGCTCTTATCGACGAGCTGGTCAGCGCCTGCAAATCTCCCTAA
- a CDS encoding nuclear transport factor 2 family protein: MPTVFDAQQLARRYAQIVDNRDFDAMADIICDDFTQQGPQWHCSSAAEFIGMLRLLEDNYSATFHMVGNQLGQWQGEVYEGETYSIASHIYEQEGQGRKLDMAIRYQEQVVFRDGGYRYSRRDVQIVWASDQPLNR, encoded by the coding sequence ATGCCAACGGTCTTCGACGCCCAACAACTGGCCCGTCGCTACGCGCAGATTGTCGACAACCGCGACTTTGATGCCATGGCAGACATCATCTGCGACGACTTCACGCAGCAGGGCCCCCAATGGCATTGCAGCAGCGCCGCAGAATTTATCGGCATGCTGCGCCTACTGGAGGACAACTACAGCGCCACCTTCCATATGGTGGGCAACCAACTGGGCCAGTGGCAGGGCGAGGTTTACGAAGGCGAAACCTACAGCATTGCCTCCCACATTTACGAGCAGGAGGGCCAGGGCCGCAAATTGGATATGGCCATTCGTTATCAAGAGCAGGTGGTATTCCGAGACGGCGGCTACCGCTACAGCCGCCGGGACGTGCAAATTGTGTGGGCCAGCGATCAGCCCTTAAACCGTTGA
- a CDS encoding LysR family transcriptional regulator: MDWDDIRYFMVLARTGSLSQAAKVLGVTHVTVSRRITRLEQQRQVKLFDRRQSGYRLTTAGERLLTEGEAVEESCMHFERKIRGQSDVLAGPLTLSIPETTLLDLSAPIAAFMCRYPAIELTVFATSEQHNLNQSQADVLIRMTDHPPELLVGRQLAVVPMYAYGTRGYLDSIDGDMSRADWVIWQAAFGRAEGDKYFRNMVQDAHITLRTNSNSQLVAMVRQGVVLGLMTAPIARRYPELLPASEQPLVSSQIWLLTHADLRDSARVRCFMQFMTEWGIDL; this comes from the coding sequence ATGGATTGGGACGATATTCGCTACTTTATGGTGCTGGCCCGCACCGGCTCACTGAGCCAGGCCGCCAAAGTACTGGGGGTGACCCATGTGACGGTGTCCCGGCGTATCACCCGGCTGGAGCAGCAGCGGCAGGTTAAACTCTTTGATCGCCGCCAGAGCGGTTACCGGCTGACCACGGCCGGGGAGCGGCTGCTGACAGAAGGGGAGGCGGTGGAAGAGAGCTGCATGCACTTTGAGCGCAAGATCCGCGGCCAGTCGGATGTGTTGGCCGGGCCGCTGACACTGTCGATTCCCGAGACGACGCTATTGGATCTGTCCGCCCCTATTGCCGCATTTATGTGCCGCTATCCCGCCATCGAGCTGACCGTATTTGCCACCTCTGAGCAGCACAATCTTAACCAGTCCCAGGCCGACGTGCTGATCCGCATGACCGACCACCCACCGGAGTTGTTAGTGGGCAGGCAACTTGCGGTAGTGCCGATGTATGCCTACGGCACTCGGGGATATTTGGACAGCATCGACGGCGACATGAGCCGTGCAGACTGGGTCATTTGGCAGGCCGCCTTTGGCCGCGCCGAGGGTGACAAGTACTTTCGCAATATGGTCCAAGACGCTCACATAACCCTGCGTACCAACAGCAACAGCCAATTGGTGGCCATGGTCCGCCAAGGCGTGGTGTTGGGCCTGATGACCGCGCCCATCGCCCGGCGCTATCCCGAGCTGCTGCCCGCCTCGGAGCAGCCCCTGGTCTCCAGTCAAATCTGGCTGCTGACCCATGCCGACTTGCGGGACTCGGCTCGGGTGCGCTGTTTTATGCAGTTTATGACTGAGTGGGGTATCGACTTGTAA